A DNA window from Eretmochelys imbricata isolate rEreImb1 chromosome 3, rEreImb1.hap1, whole genome shotgun sequence contains the following coding sequences:
- the RSAD2 gene encoding S-adenosylmethionine-dependent nucleotide dehydratase RSAD2 encodes MHLAEMRTLPQALAMLLRVLHAQLSALWLCLAPFSCWLRGALLPGRSPPLLEEGAGEPDGAEVPTVPTSVNYHFTRQCNYRCGFCFHTAKTSFVLPLEEARRGLTMLKEAGMEKINFSGGEPFLQERGEFVGKLVQFCKQELKLSSVSIVSNGSMIRERWFKRYGDYLDILAVSCDSFDEEVNVLIGRGQGNKNHIENLQRLRKWCRDYAVAFKLNSVINRFNVHEDMNEQIKALNPVRWKVFQCLLIEGENTGEGALREAEKFIISDEDFERFLDGHRELSCLVPESNQKMRDSYLILDEYMRFLNCRNGRKEPSKSILDVGVEHAIKFSGFDEKMFLSRGGKYVWSKADMKLEW; translated from the exons ATGCACCTCGCCGAGATGCGCACCTTGCCCCAGGCGCTGGCGATGCTGCTCCGGGTCCTCCATGCGCAGCTGAGCGCCCTGTGGCTCTGCCTGGCGCCCTTCTCCTGCTGGCTCCGGGGGGCGCTGCTGCCCGGGAGGAGCCCCCCGCTGCTGGAGGAGGGCGCTGGGGAGCCGGATGGCGCCGAGGTGCCCACGGTTCCGACCAGCGTCAACTATCACTTCACCCGCCAGTGCAACTACCGTTGCGGCTTCTGCTTCCACACGGCCAAGACCTCCTTCGTGCTGCCCCTCGAGGAAGCCAGGAGGGGGCTGACCATGCTCAAGGAGGCGG GTatggaaaaaataaacttttcagGAGGAGAGCCATTTCTGCAAGAGAGAGGAGAATTTGTGGGCAAATTGGTCCAGTTTTGCAAGCAGGAACTAAAACTGTCAAGTGTCAGCATTGTGAGCAATGGCAGCATGATTAGAGAACGATGGTTCAAGCGTTACG GTGACTACCTAGACATTCTTGCAGTTTCCTGTGATAGTTTTGATGAGGAAGTCAATGTTTTAATTGGCCGTGGACAAGGAAACAAGAACCACATTGAGAATCTCCAAAGACTGAGAAAGTGGTGCCGAGATTATGCTGTGgcttttaaattaaattcagTAATTAATAGATTTAATGTTCACGAAGATATGAATGAACAGATTAAGGCACTAAATCCTGTCCGATGGAAG GTATTCCAATGCCTGCTCATTGAAGGAGAGAATACAGGTGAAGGTGCACTGAGAGAAGCAGAGAAATTTATTATCAGCGATGAAGATTTTGAACGATTCCTAGATGGCCATAGAGAGCTCTCATGTTTAGTTCCAGAATCTAATCAGAAG ATGAGAGACTCATACCTCATTCTGGATGAATAT ATGCGTTTTCTGAACTGTAGAAATGGACGGAAAGAGCCTTCCAAATCTATCCTGGATGTAGGCGTAGAACATGCTATAAAATTCAGTGGATTTGATGAGAAGATGTTTCTGAGTCGAGGAGGAAAATATGTGTGGAGTAAAGCAGATATGAAGCTAGAATGGTGA
- the CMPK2 gene encoding UMP-CMP kinase 2, mitochondrial, translated as MLRRGRLASLTLLLPRSLSAMAAPPAGCSAQARPCFAVEGPGSDLVCFTLSGSEGAGGSGRPLPRCFLPAPARCYSLCVPAAPSVPAARLHRRLRQRLRQGPLGRCRVLGLLCYSAPGGQAALEKGFLIQDPQGGAETERALEELLRGQGELPPPPLGVYEAGERGELWQCLWALRGAGGRELLRRARVVAAEEPPLHPAVPGLRHAAVFLSLEAARSVVEQCTSLIPEATAVLDLVDKCPKHSKKGDFPVIVIEGLDATGKTTVTQSVKNSLNALLLRSPPACISQWRKTFDDEPTLIRRAFYALGNYIVASEIAKASTESPVIVDRYWHSTAAYAIATEISGKVQNLPPTQHEVYQWPEDLLKPDLVLLLTVSPEERIRRLQGRGLEKTEEETELEANSLFRQKVEESYKRMENPGCQEVDASPSREEVLRTVLHLIKKHCGSL; from the exons ATGCTCCGCCGCGGCCGCCTGGCCAGCCTCACGCTGCTGCTGCCCCGCTCGCTCTCCGCCATGGCGGCGCCTCCCGCGGGCTGCTCCGCCCAGGCGCGACCGTGCTTCGCTGTGGAGGGGCCCGGCTCGGACCTGGTCTGCTTCACCCTCAGCGGCAGCGAGGGCGCAGGCGGCAGCGGCCGCCCCCTACCCCGCTGCTTTCTGCCGGCTCCGGCGCGGTGCTATTCCCTCTGCGTCCCCGCCGCCCCTAGCGTCCCGGCGGCCAGGCTGCACCGGCGTTTGCGGCAGAGGCTGAGGCAGGGGCCGCTCGGGAGGTGCCGGGTCCTGGGGCTCCTCTGCTACAGCGCCCCCGGGGGGCAGGCGGCGCTGGAGAAGGGCTTCCTCATCCAGGACCCGCAGGGAGGCGCGGAGACCGAGCGCGCCCTGGAGGAACTGCTGCGGGGCCAGGGcgagctgccgccgccgccgctgggCGTGTACGAGGCGGGCGAGCGGGGCGAGCTGTGGCAGTGTCTGTGGGCCCTGCGAGGGGCGGGCGGCAGAGAGCTGCTCCGCAGAGCCCGAGTGGTGGCCGCCGAGGAGCCGCCGCTGCACCCCGCAGTGCCCGGCCTTCGCCACGCCGCCGTGTTCCTCTCCCTGGAGGCCGCCCGCAGCGTGGTGGAGCAG TGCACATCGTTAATCCCTGAAGCCACAGCTGTCCTTGATCTAGTGGATAAatgccccaagcattcaaaaaaggGAGATTTTCCTGTCATAGTTATTGAAGGATTAGATGCAACAG GCAAAACAACTGTAACCCAGTCGGTCAAGAACTCACTGAATGCACTTCTCTTAAGGTCACCACCAGCTTGTATCAGCCAGTGGAGGAAGACTTTTGATGATGAACCAACACTCATCAGGAGGGCATTTTATGCTCTGGGCAACTACATTGTTGCTTCAGAAATAGCAAAAGCATCCACCGAGTCACCTGTGATTGTAGACAG ATATTGGCACAGCACAGCTGCCTATGCAATTGCTACTGAAATAAGTGGAAAAGTGCAAAATCTTCCTCCAACTCAACATGAGGTGTACCAGTGGCCTGAGGACCTGCTCAAGCCCGATCTTGTCTTGCTGTTGACAGTTAGTCCTGAGGAGCGGATCCGGAGATTGCAGGGACGAGGTCTGGAGAAAACAGAGGAGGAAACCGAGCTAGAAGCTAACAGTTTGTTTCGCCAAAA